A single Streptomyces sp. 2114.4 DNA region contains:
- a CDS encoding zinc-binding dehydrogenase, with protein sequence MRAVEFQEYGGPEVLRVVAADVPEPGAGQVSIDVAYAGVNFADLKARAEGYRVPSLPFRPGLEVSGRIRAVGAAVDGLRPGQEVAALTDGGAYAETVVAAAASVFPLPQGVSLRTAATLPTVLPTAHALVHEVGRLRAGESVLVQGAAGGIGTVAGQLAKAAGAGAVYGVVSDASKAEHARAYGYDEVFVGPDFDEEVRRATGGRGVDLALDPVGGDTFRRSLEALAVFGRLVSFGNASSAEPWQVGQPELYPRGRSVAGFSILSLAQTAPEALRALAGRAFRTVAEGGVELPVSAEFPLADAAGAHRLLGSRKSTGKLLLRVE encoded by the coding sequence ATGCGTGCGGTGGAATTCCAGGAGTACGGCGGTCCCGAGGTCCTGAGGGTCGTGGCGGCCGACGTTCCCGAGCCGGGGGCCGGGCAGGTGAGCATCGATGTCGCCTACGCCGGGGTGAACTTCGCCGATCTCAAGGCCCGCGCCGAGGGCTACCGCGTCCCGTCCCTGCCCTTCCGGCCGGGCCTGGAAGTCTCCGGGCGCATCCGCGCGGTCGGTGCGGCGGTCGACGGGCTCCGGCCGGGGCAGGAGGTCGCGGCGCTCACGGACGGCGGCGCGTATGCGGAGACCGTGGTCGCCGCCGCGGCGAGCGTGTTCCCGCTGCCGCAGGGGGTGAGCCTGCGCACCGCGGCCACCTTGCCGACGGTGCTGCCCACCGCGCATGCCCTGGTGCACGAGGTGGGCCGGCTGCGAGCCGGCGAGAGCGTGCTGGTGCAGGGCGCGGCGGGCGGGATCGGCACGGTGGCCGGCCAGTTGGCGAAGGCGGCCGGGGCGGGTGCCGTCTACGGCGTCGTCTCGGATGCGTCGAAGGCGGAGCACGCCCGCGCCTACGGCTACGACGAGGTGTTCGTCGGCCCGGACTTCGACGAGGAGGTGCGGCGCGCCACGGGCGGACGAGGGGTCGATCTCGCCCTCGACCCCGTCGGCGGTGACACCTTCCGGCGCAGCCTGGAGGCGCTTGCCGTCTTCGGCCGGCTGGTGTCGTTCGGGAATGCGAGTTCCGCCGAGCCGTGGCAGGTGGGCCAGCCCGAGCTGTACCCCCGGGGGCGCTCGGTCGCGGGGTTCTCCATCCTGTCGCTGGCCCAAACGGCGCCGGAGGCGCTGCGCGCACTGGCCGGGCGGGCCTTCCGTACGGTCGCCGAAGGGGGCGTGGAACTCCCCGTGTCGGCAGAGTTCCCGCTCGCCGACGCCGCCGGGGCGCACCGGCTCCTCGGCAGCCGCAAGAGCACCGGGAAGCTGCTGCTGCGGGTGGAGTGA
- a CDS encoding glycine betaine/L-proline ABC transporter ATP-binding protein — translation MATTAAGASEIPNARTPESASDADGREVVFSVRHLWKVFGPKAERIPEDTSVAGLNVQELREKTGCVAAVRDVSFDVHKGEVFVVMGLSGSGKSTLVRCLTRLIEPTSGDLEMDGEDVRAMDRAALRELRRRRAAMVFQHFGLLPHRTVVDNVAYGLEIQGMSKSERREKANEVVDKVGLAGMEKRRPGQLSGGQQQRVGLARALAVDPEVLLFDEPFSALDPLIRRDMQEEVIRLHREEGRTMVFITHDLSEALRLGDRIALMRDGEIVQLGTPEEIVGSPADDYVRDFVRDVPREQVLTVRRAMRPAEDGEADQGPALAPDTLISDAIEAVARSGGAARVVDGGRCLGIVDHACLLNVVARVDEGPRQDEVAA, via the coding sequence ATGGCTACCACCGCCGCCGGCGCATCCGAGATACCCAACGCCCGCACGCCCGAGTCCGCCTCCGACGCGGACGGCCGTGAGGTCGTCTTCTCCGTCCGCCACCTCTGGAAGGTCTTCGGCCCCAAAGCCGAGCGCATCCCCGAGGACACCTCGGTCGCCGGACTGAACGTCCAGGAGCTGCGTGAGAAGACCGGCTGTGTGGCCGCCGTCCGCGATGTCTCCTTCGACGTCCACAAGGGCGAGGTCTTCGTCGTCATGGGCCTGTCCGGCTCCGGCAAGTCCACCCTCGTGCGGTGCCTGACCCGGCTGATCGAGCCGACCAGCGGCGACCTGGAGATGGACGGCGAGGACGTCCGCGCCATGGACCGCGCCGCGCTGCGCGAACTGCGCCGCCGCCGCGCCGCCATGGTCTTCCAGCACTTCGGCCTGCTGCCGCACCGCACCGTCGTCGACAACGTCGCCTACGGCCTGGAGATCCAGGGCATGAGCAAGTCGGAGCGCCGCGAGAAGGCCAACGAGGTGGTCGACAAGGTCGGCCTGGCCGGGATGGAGAAGCGCCGCCCCGGCCAGCTCTCCGGCGGCCAGCAGCAGCGCGTCGGCCTGGCCCGCGCGCTCGCCGTCGACCCCGAGGTCCTGCTCTTCGACGAGCCCTTCAGCGCGCTCGACCCGCTCATCCGCCGCGACATGCAGGAAGAGGTCATCCGCCTGCACCGCGAGGAGGGCCGGACGATGGTCTTCATCACCCACGACCTGAGCGAGGCGCTGCGCCTGGGCGACCGGATCGCCCTGATGCGCGACGGCGAGATCGTCCAGCTCGGCACCCCCGAGGAGATCGTCGGCTCCCCGGCCGACGACTACGTCCGCGACTTCGTCCGCGACGTCCCGCGCGAGCAGGTGCTGACGGTGCGCCGCGCGATGCGCCCGGCCGAGGACGGCGAGGCCGACCAGGGCCCGGCGCTGGCGCCCGACACCCTCATCTCCGACGCCATCGAGGCCGTCGCCCGCTCCGGCGGCGCCGCCCGCGTCGTCGACGGCGGCCGCTGCCTTGGCATCGTCGACCACGCCTGCCTGCTGAACGTGGTCGCCCGCGTCGACGAGGGCCCCCGGCAGGATGAGGTGGCCGCCTGA
- a CDS encoding proline/glycine betaine ABC transporter permease, protein MSTTTPPMATRPLSDAKRPGPLRAVLQMRALSKLLLLVIAAAVLVPLLQAKYGAAWPSSLTVDVSGPLGKTSDWIIDNRDSHWLFVYFLGHLSNAVVISVRAVYLLLLALGWTGVTAGVTLLAWRVAGLRIAATALISFLVSGLLGMWVPTMQTFALMVVAVAASVVVGALLGLAAGLSERLFRILRPVLDTMQVLPAFAYLLPVVLVFGIGVPAALLATVIYAAPPMARLTALGLRGADAGVLEAVSSLGATGRQRLLTARLPLARKELLLGVNQTIMMALGMVVIASMIGAAGLGDRVYQALASVDVGAALSAAIPIVLLAIVMDRTTAAAGERLGADTAAAGPKWLRGWMAWAGVAAVTAALAAVGRLSGSLIWPDAWAVDLARPVNDFKEWMVDHLYSGVPVVGGTADWAAHFTDWVLNPLRDGLTALPWYAALLIVAALAWLIGTWRTALTAVLAMAAIGVLGVWKPSMNTLSQVLAALAVTLVLGFGIGVLAAGSKRFEAILRPVLDVMQTMPQFVYLIPVVALFAVGRAPAAAAAVVYALPAVIRITTQGLRQVDPAAMESARSLGATRWQMLRQVQLPLARPALLLAVNQGVVMVLAVVIIGGLVGGGALGYDVVTGLATGDLGLGLVAGVAIVCLGLMLDRVTQPTERRTAGKGA, encoded by the coding sequence ATGAGCACCACCACGCCTCCCATGGCGACGCGCCCGCTGAGCGATGCCAAACGGCCCGGCCCCCTGCGGGCCGTACTGCAGATGCGCGCCCTGAGCAAGCTCCTGCTGCTCGTGATCGCCGCGGCGGTCCTCGTCCCGCTGCTGCAGGCCAAGTACGGCGCCGCCTGGCCGTCGTCGCTGACCGTCGACGTCTCCGGCCCGCTCGGCAAGACCAGCGACTGGATCATCGACAACCGCGACAGCCACTGGCTGTTCGTCTACTTCCTCGGTCACCTCAGCAACGCCGTGGTGATCTCCGTACGCGCCGTCTACCTGCTGCTGCTCGCGCTCGGCTGGACCGGCGTGACGGCCGGTGTCACGCTGCTCGCCTGGCGGGTGGCCGGCCTGCGCATCGCCGCCACCGCGCTGATCTCCTTCCTGGTCAGCGGCCTGCTCGGCATGTGGGTCCCCACCATGCAGACGTTCGCGCTGATGGTCGTGGCGGTCGCCGCCTCGGTCGTGGTCGGCGCCCTGCTGGGCCTGGCGGCCGGCCTCTCCGAACGCCTGTTCCGGATCCTCCGCCCGGTCCTGGACACCATGCAGGTCCTGCCTGCCTTCGCCTACCTCCTCCCCGTCGTGCTGGTCTTCGGCATCGGCGTCCCCGCCGCGCTGCTGGCCACCGTCATCTACGCGGCTCCGCCGATGGCCCGGCTGACCGCGCTCGGTCTGCGCGGCGCCGACGCCGGCGTCCTGGAGGCGGTCTCCTCGCTCGGCGCCACCGGACGGCAGCGGCTGCTGACCGCCCGCCTGCCGCTGGCCCGCAAGGAACTCCTCCTCGGCGTCAACCAGACGATCATGATGGCGCTGGGCATGGTCGTCATCGCCTCGATGATCGGCGCCGCCGGTCTCGGTGACCGCGTCTACCAGGCGCTCGCCTCGGTCGACGTCGGTGCCGCGCTCTCCGCCGCCATCCCGATCGTGCTGCTGGCCATCGTCATGGACCGCACCACGGCCGCGGCCGGTGAACGCCTCGGCGCCGACACCGCGGCCGCCGGCCCGAAGTGGCTGCGCGGCTGGATGGCCTGGGCGGGCGTCGCGGCGGTCACCGCCGCCCTCGCCGCCGTCGGCCGGCTGTCCGGCTCCCTGATCTGGCCGGACGCCTGGGCCGTGGATCTGGCCCGCCCCGTCAACGACTTCAAGGAGTGGATGGTCGACCACCTCTACTCCGGCGTCCCCGTCGTCGGGGGCACCGCCGACTGGGCCGCGCACTTCACCGACTGGGTGCTCAACCCGCTGCGGGACGGCCTGACCGCGCTGCCCTGGTACGCCGCGCTGCTCATCGTCGCCGCGCTGGCCTGGCTCATCGGCACCTGGCGCACCGCCCTGACCGCCGTCCTCGCGATGGCCGCCATCGGTGTCCTGGGTGTGTGGAAGCCGTCGATGAACACCCTCTCCCAGGTCCTCGCCGCCCTGGCGGTGACGTTGGTGCTGGGCTTCGGCATCGGCGTCCTGGCGGCCGGCAGCAAGCGCTTCGAAGCGATCCTGCGCCCGGTCCTGGACGTCATGCAGACCATGCCGCAGTTCGTGTACCTGATCCCGGTCGTCGCGCTGTTCGCCGTGGGCCGCGCCCCGGCCGCCGCGGCCGCCGTGGTCTACGCGCTCCCGGCCGTCATCCGCATCACCACCCAGGGCCTGCGCCAGGTGGACCCCGCCGCCATGGAGTCCGCCCGCTCGCTGGGCGCCACCCGCTGGCAGATGCTCCGCCAGGTCCAGCTGCCCCTGGCCCGGCCCGCGCTGCTGCTGGCCGTCAACCAGGGTGTGGTCATGGTCCTCGCCGTCGTCATCATCGGCGGCCTGGTCGGCGGCGGTGCCCTCGGCTACGACGTCGTCACCGGCCTCGCCACCGGAGACCTGGGCCTCGGCCTGGTCGCGGGTGTGGCCATCGTGTGCCTGGGCCTGATGCTCGACCGGGTCACCCAGCCCACGGAACGCCGCACGGCGGGGAAGGGAGCCTGA
- a CDS encoding ABC transporter substrate-binding protein gives MSRKRTMTIGAAALAGAAVLSLSLSSCGKADMTKQTSPFAAAKGSKSVTLSVQTWVGAQSNVAVAKYLLEHEMGYHVDTVQVDEIPAWDALSQGRVDAILEDWGHPDQEKRYVKDKKTITAGGGNGVTGHIGWFVPKYWADKHPEVTNWKNLNKFAKQLRTSESGNKGQLMDGSPSYVTNDKALVKNLKLNYEVVFAGSEAAQITQIQQFAKEKKPFLTYWYEPQWLFNQVPMEEVKLPKYTDACAAKGAKDPKSIDCAYPTTPLQKFFNTEFAKKGGSAAAFLKNFKWTKDDQNEVSESIASGGLSADEAAKRWVEKHPDVWKKWLPKK, from the coding sequence ATGTCCCGTAAGCGCACCATGACCATCGGGGCGGCCGCGCTGGCCGGCGCGGCGGTCCTCTCCCTCTCCTTGTCCTCCTGCGGCAAGGCCGACATGACCAAGCAGACCTCGCCGTTCGCGGCGGCCAAGGGCTCCAAGTCGGTCACCCTCTCGGTGCAGACCTGGGTCGGCGCCCAGTCCAATGTCGCGGTCGCCAAGTACCTGCTCGAACACGAGATGGGCTACCACGTCGACACCGTCCAGGTGGACGAGATCCCCGCCTGGGACGCCCTGAGCCAGGGCCGGGTCGACGCGATCCTGGAGGACTGGGGCCACCCCGACCAGGAGAAGCGGTACGTCAAGGACAAGAAGACGATCACCGCGGGCGGCGGCAACGGCGTCACCGGCCACATCGGCTGGTTCGTCCCCAAGTACTGGGCCGACAAGCACCCCGAGGTCACCAACTGGAAGAACCTCAACAAGTTCGCCAAGCAGCTCCGTACCTCGGAGAGCGGCAACAAGGGCCAGCTGATGGACGGTTCGCCGTCCTACGTCACCAACGACAAGGCGCTGGTGAAGAACCTCAAGCTGAACTACGAGGTCGTCTTCGCGGGCTCCGAGGCGGCGCAGATCACCCAGATCCAGCAGTTCGCCAAGGAGAAGAAGCCCTTCCTGACGTACTGGTACGAGCCGCAGTGGCTCTTCAACCAGGTGCCGATGGAAGAGGTCAAGCTGCCCAAGTACACCGACGCCTGTGCGGCCAAGGGCGCCAAGGACCCCAAGTCCATCGACTGCGCCTATCCGACCACCCCGCTGCAGAAGTTCTTCAACACGGAGTTCGCCAAGAAGGGCGGCAGTGCCGCGGCGTTCCTGAAGAACTTCAAGTGGACCAAGGACGACCAGAACGAGGTCTCCGAGTCGATTGCCTCGGGCGGTCTGTCCGCCGACGAGGCGGCCAAGCGCTGGGTGGAGAAGCACCCGGACGTCTGGAAGAAGTGGCTGCCCAAGAAGTAG